Proteins from one Acidiphilium multivorum AIU301 genomic window:
- a CDS encoding OmpA family protein has protein sequence MIRSVNRAAAAAMCVAMLAGCSQQYAANNPGATSAATGAGLGAAGGALIGALASGGQARGTVIGALGGAAAGALGGYLWNQHLEAQKQALQRTAQGTGVQVSQTADNRLKLNVPADAGFATGSATLNPRLYPILDQLGQGLQQNPTETVQIIGYTDSTGSNAINYPLSDNRAASVKTYLVSRGISGQRIATRGMGPQDPVASNATAAGRAANRRVDIYVAFPPQPAG, from the coding sequence ATGATCCGATCCGTCAACCGAGCCGCCGCCGCGGCGATGTGCGTCGCCATGCTCGCCGGCTGCAGCCAGCAATACGCCGCGAACAATCCGGGGGCCACGAGTGCCGCGACGGGGGCCGGACTCGGGGCCGCGGGCGGCGCGCTGATCGGCGCGCTGGCGAGCGGCGGCCAGGCCCGCGGCACCGTCATCGGCGCGCTGGGCGGCGCTGCGGCCGGCGCGCTCGGCGGCTATCTCTGGAACCAGCATCTCGAGGCGCAGAAGCAGGCGCTGCAGCGCACCGCGCAGGGAACCGGCGTGCAGGTCAGCCAGACCGCCGACAACCGGCTGAAGCTGAACGTGCCGGCCGATGCCGGCTTCGCCACCGGCAGCGCGACGCTGAACCCCCGCCTCTACCCGATCCTCGACCAGCTCGGCCAGGGCCTGCAGCAGAACCCGACCGAGACGGTGCAGATCATCGGCTATACCGACAGCACCGGCTCGAACGCGATCAACTACCCGCTGTCGGACAATCGCGCCGCGAGCGTCAAGACCTATCTCGTCTCGCGCGGGATCAGCGGGCAGCGCATCGCCACGCGCGGCATGGGGCCGCAGGATCCGGTCGCCAGCAACGCGACGGCCGCCGGGCGCGCCGCCAACCGGCGGGTCGACATCTATGTCGCCTTTCCGCCGCAGCCGGCCGGCTGA
- a CDS encoding putative quinol monooxygenase, with amino-acid sequence MSEESRRFLALVGSYRLAPEDAPAFAEIARRCVALTVVKPGCLYFTIAEDVSVPGLFHLSEGWADRAALDAHLSSADFAAILAEAGRLRVLGRTAFVAEASGRRSLF; translated from the coding sequence ATGAGCGAAGAGTCCCGACGCTTCCTCGCCCTCGTGGGCAGCTATCGGCTGGCCCCGGAGGATGCGCCGGCCTTCGCCGAGATCGCGCGGCGCTGCGTCGCCCTCACCGTGGTCAAGCCGGGCTGCCTGTATTTCACCATCGCCGAGGACGTTTCGGTGCCCGGACTCTTTCATCTCTCGGAGGGATGGGCTGACCGGGCCGCGCTCGATGCGCATCTCTCCAGCGCCGATTTCGCGGCGATCCTGGCGGAGGCCGGGCGGTTGCGCGTTCTCGGCCGCACCGCCTTCGTGGCGGAGGCGAGCGGCCGGCGGTCCCTGTTCTGA